The window ATCGACGAGCCAGACGTGATTCGCTTTGCCGATCGCCATAAGCTTTCGATCGTGGCGGTGAACGACGGCACAATTCCCGAATCGCGCGAGGAGGCCGCATGATCGCGCCGGCCACGGCACCATCGAGACAGGCAACCCGCGCGACGCATCGCACGGCAAGCAAGCTCGGTCGCCGGCGGACCGCCGCCTCGGTGGGGGCCCAATCGACAGCGAGGTCAGCTACGGCCCGAGGCAGGTTCCGAGTCGCGAAACGGAGCCGATCGCCAGCGCCCGGTGGCAGATTTGATCACAAACCATCGACGGACCGCGGATCACGATCGTGGTATCGCCGCGGAAGTCGGGCCCTGACTCAATCCCGGAGACGACGTTAGACGCAAGGGAAAGGTAGAAGAATGGCGATCGGTTGAATGCGGCTCCCGCGGCCGTGACCGATTGCTCCGCTCGTTTCACATCTCCTTTCTTGTCACCCAATCCCGCCTAGCGACTCTTGGTCGGCGTCGTCTCCGGACTTTTCAACCTCTTAAAGGCGCTTTGGGCGGTGCCGTCGACGCATCGTCTCGAATCCCCCCGACGTTGACGGCCAAAACGCCCTGGTTGGCTCAAGTCGCTTCGACCGTGACCAGAGCGCCGCTGGCCAGAAACTCCAAACAGCGCTGCGTCTCGCGACGGACACGGGCAATGTCGCTGACAGCGAGTAGCCGATCCCCCGCAGCGCACGTCATTTCCAAGTCTCCGACGACTTTTTGCAAGCGATCGGCGGACAGGTTGGCCGCCATTCCTTTAAGGGCATGGGCCTGCGCCGCGGCGTCCGACAATCGATTCTGACGCACCGCGCTTTCCAGTTCCTGAGCCGATAGCGGCAACTGATCCGCGAAATTACCGATGATGCGGTTCACGAGTTCCTGATTCCCCAGACAGCGACGCAAAAGCGACGCCAAATCGAGTGGTGGATCCCGGTCCGCAACAGAACTCCTAGGCTCTTCGCGTGTGAAGGCCTCGCCGACAGAATCGGACATAACCGCGATTGCCTCGAATTGATCCGATTCGGCGGCGGCAATCCGAAACGGTTCAGTTACTGGTCCCTCGTTGGCGTAGATACCGTCCAATGTTTCGACCATGGCGTCGAGAATCTCGATCAGCTTCACGGCGTCGAGCGGCTTGGTGAGATAGTCGTCCATCCCCGCGGCCAGGCATAGTTCTCGATCGCCACGGGTAGCGTTCGCCGTTAGCGCAATAATTGGTAAGCGATATCCGCGCACACGCAGCGCACCCTCGGCCTCGAGCCGGCGAATCTCGCGGGTAGCGGCCAGCCCGTCCAACTCGGGCATCTGGCAATCCATCAACACCGCGTCGTAGGGCGCGAGGAGTAACTGCTCGATGGCCTCGCGACCATTGCGAGCAACGTCGCAATGAAAGCCTGCTACCGTGAGGATCTCGATCGCAACAACACGATTCACCTCGTTGTCCTCCGCCAACAGTAACCGGCAGCGCGAACGGGGCCCGCTTTCCAAGTCGTCAGGCGCCAACCGGGGCGGCGCTTCTTCGACATGAGCCAAATGTTCTGAACAACCGCGAGTAGCTGCGACCGACAGGATCGTCTCGAGTAATTGCGATTGGCGTACCGGTTTGGTGAGCCGGCCGACGATCGAAGTCGCCCACGGGGATTCGCCCCCGTCCGGAGCACTGAGCGAGGTCAACATCACCAGCGGCGTCGTGCGCAGCGCCTCCTCGCAGGCGATACGCTCGGCTAGTTCGCAACCATCCATGCCGGGCATGTGATAATCGATGATTCCCAGATCGAACGCTTCGCCTTGCGACGCGGCACGTTGCATAATGCACAGTGCCGTGGGGCCATCAGACGCCGTTTGGACGCGCATCTGCCACGCCGAAAGTTGGCGGAACAGAATCTCTCGATTCGTCGCGTTATCGTCCACGACCAATACGCGTAGCCGACGCAATTCTTGGGGACTCAAATGACGTCCGCCTTCTGGCGTCGCGGCCTTGGCCAACGGGACCCGGAACCAGAACGTGCTACCTTTTCCCACGCGGCTGGTGACGCCGATATCGCCGCCCATTAGCTCGATGAGTTGCTTGGAAATGGCCAATCCCAGGCCGGTCCCACCGAATTGGCGCGTGGTCGAAGCATCAACCTGCGAGAAAGCCTGAAACAGCCGGTCTAGCCGCTCTTTGGGGACGCCGATACCGGTATCCTCGACGGCGACGCGGGCGAGCATTTGGCGATCATCTTCGCGCTCGATGGCGACGTGGACTTTCACTTGCCCGCGTTCGGTGAACTTGATGGCATTGCTCAGCAGGTTCACGATGACTTGCTGCAAACGGTGCGGATCGCCACGTGCCGGGCCGACCAGGTCCGGCGGCATGTCGAGCGCTAACTCCAGCCCCTTATGCGCTGCCTTAGCGGCCAGCATATCGAGCGTTTCCTCCATGATTTGCCGCAGCCGGAAATCGACGTGCTCGATTTCCAGCTTGCCTGCTTCGATCTTCGAAAAATCAAGAATCTGGTTGATCACCGCCAGCAGGAGATCGGCCGAGGTACGGGCGATCGTGCCGTAGCGCTTCTGTTGCGGCGACTCGGCAGCTTCCAAGAGCAAGTCAAGCATACCGATGACGCCGTTGAGCGGCGTCCGCAGCTCGTGGCTCATGTTCGCGAGGAATTCGCTCTTTGCGCGGCTGGCGGCCTCGGCCGCTTCCTTTTCACACAGCAGCGCCTCGGCTTGTTTGCGTTCGGTAATGTCTTCGACGGTTCCCTCATAGAATTCGATGTTGCCGTTCGCGTCGCGCACCGCGCGTCCGCTTTCCGAAATCCAAATGACAGTGCCATTGCGGCGATAGATTTGCGATTCGAAATTCGTGACGGCCCCCTGTTCGTCCATAACACGAACAAAATCGTCGCGTCGATGTGGATCGACGTATAGCTGTCGTTCGATATCTCCGATCGAGGACATCAATTGCGCAGGCGAATCGTAATCGTAGATCCGCGCCAGCGCCGGATTCGCGCTGAGATAACGACCATCGGGCGAGGTCTGGTAAATACCCTCGATCGCGTTCTCGAAAATGCCGCGGTATTTGGCTTCCGCGCGGCGCAATGCTTCGACGGCTTCGTCGCGAGTCAGCAAGGACGGTGTTTCACCAACCGGCAGCGGCGCACTGGGATCGCGGCTCTGCAGTAGAGAATGAAAAGGCCTATGGCGAGCCTGTTTCCGTGGTCCTGCAACAAGTGCGGCGAGCACCCCCAGAAACAACACGCCGGCGGCGAGATACAGCCAGGGACCGATCGCTAGAATCAGAAAGGCGGATGGCATCGGGCTTCCTACTGCGATGTGCTGGACGCCAAAGCGTCCGCAGCCGTCGCAAGGTTTAGGAACCAACTATCGTTCGTCGAAGCACAATCCGCCTGCTGGAAGGGTAGCTTACGAAATCGGCAGGCGATCACCGTACAATCCGCAGGACCACTTCGCACGCCTCGCGCGATCGTTGCACTTTTGAGCGAGATACGACATTTTGCGGCCGGTAAACAGCACAGCACAAAATGCGAGCAGTGATGCATCGGATAAACGCACGCTGACAGAAACGTCAGCTTCGAGCCTGGATGACAAAAGTGTCAGTGACTCTGCAATTGGCATCCGGCCAAGTAGCGCATAGAGTGCATTTAGCTGAACAGTGTTCGATCGTTCGCAGTGCTCTTGAGTTGTACATGGCGCGGTAAGCGAATCAGGACGGCAACCGGTCGGTTGCTTTGCCGAGTTCAGCTTGAGTCGCTCGCCGCAGTTGGCGCGGACAAGAACGGGTTGCGTTCTGCAATCGCTTGCCGCTCGCCTACGCAGAAGGAGGACTTGGCATGGCGTATCGGACTCACAATGACTCGCCGCAGGGCGCCTGGAACTATCTGCGCGCGCTTTCCTATCCGCGCTTAGATGACAAAGCATCCAGCGAGGCTCATCAGTTGACTGCCTCGGCCTTCACCATCGCGATTTCTCGCGAGGCGGGGGTCGACGCCGCGGCCGTGGCAACCGCTGTCGGCAAAAGTCTGGGTTGGAAAGTCTGGGACTATGAATTGCTTGTCGCCGTCGCAGCCTGTATGCACGCGCGCCCCAGCGAGTTGGCCGCCGTCGACGAGACGCACGTCAGTTGGCTCCAGGAATCGATCGAGTCGCTTTTGGACATGCACGCGGTAAGCCAGATTGCTTACGTGCGGCAACTGGTCAAGACGCTCGAAACCCTGGCCGCGCAAGGTTCGTGTATCGTTGTGGGCCGCGGGGCCGCGCATATACTGCCGGCGGAATCCACACTCCGCGTTCGGTTGGTTGCGCCACTTGAAGATCGCGTAACGGCCCACATGCGGACCACCGAAGAAACCAATCGCCACGACGCGCTGAAACAGGTCGAGCGTATCGACCGCGAACGAGCACGATTCGTGACCGAACATTTCCATCGCGATCCCAACGATCCGTCCAGCTACGACTTGGTGTTGAACATGTCGCGATTGGCAATCGACGATTGCACGACGCAAATCGTCGACGCGTTGCATGCCGAAGAGCAGAGCCGGGCGCATCGATTTCATCTCCGAGCGCCAGCGCCGATTTGGCATTGAACAAAGTTGGCCGATAAGGGGCCGCGCGGCCCCTTATCGCCACATAGAGTCCGAAACACTGTCACCCCCGCCCAGGGTTACCGTACCCGGCGGGCTGACCGCGATCGCCAGCGAGACGAGCGCGCCTTGCACGGATCGCGAAAGGGCGAAAATCAGGGCCGAATTGATAAGGCCCACCATGCCCAGTACGCCGAAAGTGGCCTGCGGCATGTCTTCGGCGGCCACCGACAGGATGGCCATTACCACGATCGACAGTGGCGGTACGACCATCGCCACGCCGAAGTAGAACCAGGTGCGCTTTTGCAGGCTGCGTACCAGACCCAGCGCTGCCAGGTCGGTATGTTCGGCCTGAAATAGCGTCGGATAAAAGGCGCGTACTGCCAGAAAACTGACCAGGAAAAATGCCAGCGTAGCGGCCATCATTCCGCACAGCGTCTGGGACAACATGAAGTGCGCGTAGACAAGCACAGTATCAAATTTCTCGGGCGGAATTTCGCGTTTCAGCCAGGTGGGAAAGATCAGGCCTGTAACGAACCATTCCAAGGCGCTAATGCAGGCCGTGTAGTCGGCTAACACCAGGGTGCGGCGCCGCCAACGGGAATCGTGGTCCGTAGGGCGCGCATCATCGCGATAAATGCGTGCCACGGCACCGGCTACCGGCCAGGTCAGCGGCAACAGGATGCCAATGCCGACGGCAAACGCCAGTCCGTTGACCGTCGTTACAACAGGGTCCTTAAGAACGTCGATGACGTCCTTACCCATCCTGTCGAAAATCGCCGGGATGTTGTACGCCAGATTCAGCGCCGTAAAGATCACATTCGGGAGCAATCCTGCCATGAACATCGCCGTCAGCGGATATCGCCGCACCCAGTTGCGCCACGCCCCCGGGCGGGGACGTAGCAACCGCATCACCTGCGGCTCGAGTGCTAACTCCAATTGTCGAGAAAGTTGTGCCGCGGAGGGCCGGCCCGCGGGTTCAACGGCGAGACAGCTCAGCAGGATTTGCTTCAGACCCGGCGGACAGTCGCGCGGCAGTTGCGCAACCATCGCAGCACTTACTCCCTGATGCCGTGTATTGAGCATCGTGGCTAGCGTCGTCGTCCAATCGCTGCCTGGCTGCGTATCCTCGAAGGGCCGATTACCCGTTAATAGCTCCCAGAGCATTACGCCCAACGAATAGATATCGCTGCGACTATCTAGATCTTCGGCCGTGCGACCGCTGGCGGGGTTGCACGCCTCGATCTGCTCCGGAGACATGTACGCCAGACTGCCGCCGAAATACGCCGCGGCCGAAGCGCCCTCAACCTTCGATGAATAACTGATGTTGAAGTCGGCGAGCTTGGGGGTGCCATCGGCAGCGACCAACACATTGGCCGGCTTGATATCGCGATGTAACACGCCACGCTGGTGCGCATAGGCCAAGGCCGCGGCCAATCGCGACCCAAGCCAGCAAATCGTCTGCGGCCAGGTGGCGGACGCCAGCCGATGCCGAAGCGGTGAATCGGTCGGCGGCGACTCGGCCCTTTCAGCCAGCGCCTGGTCGATGATCTCCAGCAAGCGAATTCCAGAACGCATGCCTGGCGGCAAACGGCGAATGGCGTCGATCACGGTCTGCAGCGTCCCGCCTGGGATGTACTGCATGTACAAGAGCCGCAGCTTTCGATCGCGCAATTGGCGCTGATCGAAGACGCGTACGATGTGCGGATGGTCCAGCAGGGCCATGGTTTGCGGCTCGTTACCGCGATCGGCCGAGACCTTTAACGCAACGATCCTTTGCATCGACTGCTGACGAGCAAGAAACACCGTTGCGAACGCTCCGCGGCCTAGGCGCGTAAGCAGGTCGAAATCATCAATGCTGTCGCCAACCTCGATTTCTTCAAACCGCGCGGCCCCGGCGATCGACGTACTAAGGTGCGGTGACTCAAGCCCGAGCAAACGTCCCAGTTCGGTCGCCTGGCGCGGAAAGCGTTCAAAATATTCCTGCGCGGCGACTGATTGGCCCGACTGCTTACGGAGGTGGTATTCCTCGTAAATCAGATCGCAGGGAATCTCGCCTCGGTCAGCCAGCTCGGGAAAATCGGCCAAATACTGCTCAATCCTGCGGGAATGCTCGGGCCGCTGACAGCGATACTCGAGATCGACCTTGATCAACTCGACCAGGGCCAGTCGGCGTAAATTTGGTGGATTCGCCGGCAGGAAATCGGCCAGCCGCGGCGGCTCGTTGGCCGTTTCCCAGGCCGTCACCAATGCCTCGACGCGCTCGGAAAGCAAGTTCCACGCCAGGGTGGGATTATGCGAATCCAATAGCTCTTCGGGCTGCGGAGACACGACCGTCTTTGCGCTCCTTGGAATTTCTCGGCCGTCGGGACGAAAACTGCTCTTTCTCGGATAAGACAACTTCCGTGCCCGTTACCCGGTCCCGAATCGCCAGACGAACGCAATGATCAGGTGGGTCGACGAAAACAGCGGCCGTCGACCCCTAGAAACCCGGCAGGGTCTCGCCGTTAGCGACTAAGAGTGTTGTAACACATTCCCGCTTGCTGCGCGAATCAAAGTGCCAAGTGCCTCAAACGACGCGCTCTGATTGCCGCGCGTAACAGATCGACGGGAAAAAGCGCTGTTACTTACACCCCAAACGAAGTAGGATGCCGGGAACGGCACATCTCGGCGTGGAACTTAGCGGGGGTTGGGAGTGCTGTCATGCCTGAGGAATTCGATGCGCTCGTGGGGCGCATCCGCCAGGCCGATGCGCAGGCATTGGCTCAATTCATCGATTTGCGACGCGGGGCCTTGCTCGCCTTTATCGAGCGACGGTTAGGGGGAGGGCTGCGCCGTAAGGTCGAGCCTGACGACATGTTTCAGGAGGTTGCCGCCGAGGCGGTTCGCTCGCTGCCCACGATCGAGCTGGGGGATCGTGACCCCTTCGCCTGGCTTTGCCAACTTGCGGAACGTCGCATCATCGACGCGCACCGGCGATTTTTCGGCGCCGCCAAGCGAGATGCAGGGCGCGAGGTATCGATCGACAAAGCCTCGCCCGACGCCAGCCGCGCGGCTGTGATTGACATGCTGATCGCCAGCATGACAACAGCCAGCGAGGTTTTTTCCCGCAATGTGCGTTACCAACAGCTAACCGAGGCCCTCTCGAGTCTTCCCGAGGATCAGCGCGAAGCGCTTCGCCTGCGTTACGTCGATGGACTTCCCTCAAAGCAGATTGCCGAGCAACTCGGCAAAAGCGACGGTGCGATCCGCGTCATGCTGACGCGCGCGCTCAACCGACTGCAAAGCATCCTGGCCCCTGATGCGAAGAAATAGACGGCGAACTTCGTAACGCTTCATTTCTTTTGGCGACCGCGTATTTCGACCAACCACGCATGGATTTCCTCCGTGAGTGACTCTGGGCCATTCTTTCGGCTCCGTTCCAGGGCGCGCTCGGCCGCGGCGATCGCCTGTTCGTCCTGGTGCAATTGCGCATAAATTTTGGCCGTGTCAAAAAGCGACTCGGCGTCGTTCGGTTCGACTGACAGCGCCAGCTCGAACTGGGCCAACGCATACTGCAACCTCGAGCTGTTCATAAGCGCAACGCCAAACAGCCGGTGAATTCCGGGGCTTTTGTCTCCCAGCTCGAGCGCCTGCTGGTACTCAACAGCCGCTTCACGCCACCGTCCAGCGCCGGCCAAGGCGCGACCTATATGTGCGTGTAGCGCTCCGTTTTTCGGATCGACCGCAAGCGCCCTCTGCAGTTCATCGAGAGCGGCATTAGGTTGATGCGCGTCGAGTAACGCTTGTCCCAATTCGGCATGGACCTGCGGATAATGGGGCTGCAAACGCAGCGCCTGCTCGAATGACTTGATCGCTTCGCGTGATAGATGATTCTTGGCGAGCGCCAACCCCAGGTTGTAGTGCGCCTGCGCCGAATCCGGCCGCAATCGCACCGTTTGCTGGAAGTGTGGCACCGCCTGCCTGGCGTCACCTATCTTCAACAGGGCAAGGCCCAGATTGTTCTGTGCATCGGCCCATTCAGGATATTCGAGCACGATCCGTTCGAACTCGGCGATTCCCTCTTCGAGTTGCCCGGCATTGATCAGCGAGATCGCCAGACTCTGATGAACGCGCTCTCGTTCGTAGTAGTTGGCATCCAATCGCATGACTTCGCGGAATTCCTCCGCGGCTTCTGCGTGGCGGCCGGACTTGGCCAGCGCCGTAGCCAGCTCGGTATGTATCTTCGGCTGATTTATGGTAGCCAGACGGGCGGCCTCGCGAAGTTCGTCGATTGCCTCCTCGAAGCGACCTGCATTGATAAACTCGACTCCCAGATTCGTGTGCACAACGTAATTGTGGGGCTGATGTGGTAATGCATCCTGCCAGAGCGCAAGCGCGTCTTGATACGTCATGACACGGCGAGCACCGACGACGACAAAAGCGATCACAACGCCCATCGTCGCGATCGCGGTAATTACGGCAGGCGCCTGCGAATTGGCGCGCGTGGCGGTAGTGAATCGACGAGCAATTTGACCAAGAACCGAAAAGCCACCCACGATCGCCAGCGTGCATAGCGCGGCCAGCGGCAGATACATCCTTCGCTCGGCCGCGACCTCGGTGATTACAGGGACGACCAATGTTGGTGAGAGGATAAGCCAAACGGTTGACAGCAAGAAACCGGCCGGTCGGTTTTTCCAAACCAGCGTAAGCGTCAGAATTCCGAATGCACCTGCCACCATCACCGACGGCCAAGCGGCGCAAACGGTGTCCACATAGGGGACGTCGTAATGAATCACGAGCGGCCAAGGCCAGATGGCGAGCCTTAGATACAGCAACAGAACCTTGGCCTCGGTACACCACCAGGTGATCGGCGAAACCCCAAGATGAAAACCGGCCGATGCTGCGCGCGGCCCATGAATATTCAACGTCGCCAATAGCGCCCAACCGACTGTCAGGCCGATGTACAGTGGCCATGAACGGCGCAGTGCCTGCGCGAATGAGCGGGTCACGAATGTGCGCTCGAATAGCAGTACGACCACGGGGACCGTGACCATGACCTCCTTGCACGCCATTCCGCATAGGCACACAGCCGTCGTCAGCAAAAGCCAGCCGAAGCGATGACCGCCCGCGGTGGCTGTCCAGTAGCGCAAAGCGCCATAGATCGTGCTGAGATAAAACAGCGTCATCAACAACTCAGTGCGCTGCGATACGTATTCCACGGCCTCCGTGTGTAAGGGATGGACGGCCCATACCAAGGCCGTGGACAGCGCCAACCAATCAGCAGACAGCGAGAATCGTCCGTCGAAGTATTCCAATCGCAGTGTACGACGTACGATCGCCCACAGCAGCAGCGCCGATAGACAGTGAACTACAAGGTTGAAAATGTGAAACCCGATCGGGTTCAAGCCGCCGGTGGCAACATTCAGTGCCAGCGACAGGTTTACAAGCGGTCGACCGGCCGTGGTAAAATCTTGCGGCGGCCACAGAGGGCCGGAACCGGGCCGTTCCTCCCACAGCGGGAAAACATGCCTGATCGACGGGTTGTTCACGATGCACGGAATATCATCGAAAATGAACGGGGCACGAAGGCCGGCGGCATAAACCGAAATCACCGCCGCGCCGAGCAAGAACGCCGCCACAAAAAAAGCGACCGGCGAAGGTAAACCCGCACCTGACAGGTTGGTCGATGAACGGTCCAGCAACGGCCCCGCTGCGGCAACGGGCTCGCGATCGACAGTGGGCTTGGTGGGGAACGGTGTTTCGGACATCAGCGAGTAATTGGTGGCGAACCTGACATCGGGCGAGGATGCCTGTCTGTTATATTCCTGCTTGGCCGACGTGCGTCAACGAAGCCCCGATTTTCCAGGCTGAAAAGACGTCGTCGCGCAGAGGAATTGTCCCGAACATACCACCTTGGCTCGCGAGTCGTTCAGGGTCAAATCGCTTTCTATAATCGTCGAAGTCGCTGAGCAGCGTTTCTAACAGCAGATCCCACTCCAGAGATTCCCGGTGATTGTCACGCGCCTCACAGAAATGTTGAACGTCAAACATCCGATCATGCTGGCTGGCATGGCGGGCGTTTCGCACGCCGAGTTGGTGGCAGCCATGAACGCGTCCGGCGGATACGGCGTGCTCGGGGCCGGCAATATGTCGCTCGACGAAATGTCGGCCGAGATGGCCAGGGTCCGCAAGCTCACCTCACAGCCCTTCGGACTCGACTTGCTGACGCCGATCACCGACAAGCCCGAGGACGAGGCGCGGCGGATCATCGACGGCGGCGCCAGTTGCTTTATCGCCGGATTGGGGATGTCATCGAAGGTCATCCGAATGTGTCATGAGGCGAAAATACTCGTGTTCAACGTCTGCAGTACCGTGCATCACGCGATGATGGCGGAAGAAGCTGGCTGTGATGCCGTGATCGCGCAAGGGACCGAGGCCGGCGGACATACCGGTGCCGTCGGCACGATGGCGCTGCTGCCTCAGGTGGTTGACCGCCTGAAGGTGCCGGTGATCGCGGCCGGCGGTATCTATGACGGCCGCGGGCTGGCCGCGGCGCTCGCGCTGGGGTGCGAGGGAGTTTGGATCGGCACAAGATTCGTCGCTTGCACCGAAGCACGCGGCTCCGTTGCGTACAAGCAAGCGATTTTGCAGGCCAACGAAAGCGATACGGTCGTTTCGCGGTGCTGGACCGGCAAAACGTTGCGAGCTTTGAAGAACCCGACGATCGAACAGTGGGAACAAAACCCGCAAGAAATCCAACTCTTCCCGCAGCAGGCGGCCACGATGCAACAAGCAGGCCTGATGGGCTTTCTAAATCCCGATGATGCCGATCGCGACCCGCGATTGTCATGCTTTCCCGCCGGCCAGGGGTGCGGCGGCATTGCGCAGATCGAAAGCTGCCGTTCGATCGTTGACCGAATCATGCGCGACGCCGAAGAGGTCCTGGCCGCACAGGCGCGTCGAGTGCGATAACGGTGCAAGTTCGTGATTGTAGGCTCCGTCGCACGGATGACAGTCGATGTTAGCGATGCTGGCGCTTCTGTTCCGCTTTCTCGAAAGCACTTTGCGCTTCAGAATCTCCTGGATTAAGTTGCACGGCACGACGCAAAAATCCCAGAGCATCATCCGGCTGTCCCATTTCCAACAGCACGATGCCAAGATTGCGCAGCGAGTCTTGATGCTCGGGCTGCAGGCGTAAAGCGGCGCGATATTCGTCAGCCGCCGCCGTCAGGTTGCCGCTCGTACCGAGCAAATTCGCGAACTCGCAGTGTACTTCAGGTCGTTGTGAGTCGAGACGCAACGACGCCTGGAAGTTTGTCAGCGCCTCGGCCGGGCGTCCTCGCCGGGCCTGTGCCAGGGCCAGGCCGTAATAGCCTTCCGCGTAGTTCGCATCGACATCGACGGCCTTTGCGAATCTTGCCTGCGCATCGGACCAACGCCCCTGCGTTGCGAGGGCCATCCCCTGCCCGTACAGTGCGCGCGGATCGGCAGGGCGCACGGCCAGCACCACCTCGAATGCCTGCTCGGCCTCAACGGGCTTGCCTGCCTCGAGAAAAACGAATCCGCGCTTGCGGCGTATCTCGAACAGGCGAGTCCCATCGCCCCCCTCCTCCTCGCAAATTCGGATGCTGGTCGCGAGCAAATCGGCCGCCTCGTCGTAGTGCCCTTGCTCGTCACGATAATCCGCCAGATTGGCGTAAGGCATCCAATTCTGCGGATTCCGCTCGATGATGTCCGTCAGCAGCGTAGGAAGATCGTGATAGATACAGATCTGCCGAAACGAAAGCACGGCCAGTGCGATGAGAACCGCGGCCACGACAACGTTCATCAGTCCGCGCATATCCGCACGAATCGTATGCGAGACAACGGCACATCCCGCCGCAGCAAGCGCGATGAGCGCCACGGCGGCATGATATTGAAAATGGTCTGCCACGTCCGCATAGCGTGTGAAGAAAATGTTGAAGAATCCCAACGCCGGCGTTAGCACGCCACCGAAGACGAGCACGGCAGCAAGCGGTCCGCGACCGATGCGATGGCGAGCGCACCACAAGGCAATGGGCAGCGCCACGGCAGTGACGGGAAACAAATATTGCCACCACACGTGCGCGTCAATTTGCCAGCGCGGATACAAGAAGATCAGCGGATGTGGCCAGACGAGTTTGCCGGCATAGAACCACAGCGCCCGGCCGGCGAGCAATAAGCGTTCGACGGGAGTGCGCGACCAATCCTCGCCCTGGGCACCGACATGATGCGTTTCCATCCACATCGTTACCAGGCAGAGCGCAATGCCGAGCACGAAAAAAGGGAGCAGCCGGATGATTTCGCGCGACTCAATTCGACCGCGTTTCCACCAATAGATCACCAGGATCACGGCCGGCAGCGAAACGACGACGGTCTTCGCGAAGAGGGCCATCGCATACAGGATAAATGCGGCGACGTACCAACGCCAATGCCCGACTGATGGCTCCGGCATCTGACCAGCGACACTTTCTTCGGTCTCAGACGGAGCGAAGCGCAGGTAGCAAAGCAGTGAGCCAAGTGCCAGCGACAGGCTGAGCACATTTTTTCGCTCGGTGACCCAGGCCACGGATTCGAC is drawn from Pirellulales bacterium and contains these coding sequences:
- a CDS encoding tetratricopeptide repeat protein, which encodes MSETPFPTKPTVDREPVAAAGPLLDRSSTNLSGAGLPSPVAFFVAAFLLGAAVISVYAAGLRAPFIFDDIPCIVNNPSIRHVFPLWEERPGSGPLWPPQDFTTAGRPLVNLSLALNVATGGLNPIGFHIFNLVVHCLSALLLWAIVRRTLRLEYFDGRFSLSADWLALSTALVWAVHPLHTEAVEYVSQRTELLMTLFYLSTIYGALRYWTATAGGHRFGWLLLTTAVCLCGMACKEVMVTVPVVVLLFERTFVTRSFAQALRRSWPLYIGLTVGWALLATLNIHGPRAASAGFHLGVSPITWWCTEAKVLLLYLRLAIWPWPLVIHYDVPYVDTVCAAWPSVMVAGAFGILTLTLVWKNRPAGFLLSTVWLILSPTLVVPVITEVAAERRMYLPLAALCTLAIVGGFSVLGQIARRFTTATRANSQAPAVITAIATMGVVIAFVVVGARRVMTYQDALALWQDALPHQPHNYVVHTNLGVEFINAGRFEEAIDELREAARLATINQPKIHTELATALAKSGRHAEAAEEFREVMRLDANYYERERVHQSLAISLINAGQLEEGIAEFERIVLEYPEWADAQNNLGLALLKIGDARQAVPHFQQTVRLRPDSAQAHYNLGLALAKNHLSREAIKSFEQALRLQPHYPQVHAELGQALLDAHQPNAALDELQRALAVDPKNGALHAHIGRALAGAGRWREAAVEYQQALELGDKSPGIHRLFGVALMNSSRLQYALAQFELALSVEPNDAESLFDTAKIYAQLHQDEQAIAAAERALERSRKNGPESLTEEIHAWLVEIRGRQKK
- a CDS encoding nitronate monooxygenase: MLNVKHPIMLAGMAGVSHAELVAAMNASGGYGVLGAGNMSLDEMSAEMARVRKLTSQPFGLDLLTPITDKPEDEARRIIDGGASCFIAGLGMSSKVIRMCHEAKILVFNVCSTVHHAMMAEEAGCDAVIAQGTEAGGHTGAVGTMALLPQVVDRLKVPVIAAGGIYDGRGLAAALALGCEGVWIGTRFVACTEARGSVAYKQAILQANESDTVVSRCWTGKTLRALKNPTIEQWEQNPQEIQLFPQQAATMQQAGLMGFLNPDDADRDPRLSCFPAGQGCGGIAQIESCRSIVDRIMRDAEEVLAAQARRVR
- a CDS encoding tetratricopeptide repeat protein, with protein sequence MVARSSARRTKSRRRDRNHQASRKPALWNSFLPAVALAAIVAVTYLPTLNAGFIWDDGENVLTNETLRTWDGLRQMWFVPQSIQQYYPLMYSTYWVEFHLWGINPLGYHIINVILHATASILLWRLLLRLCVPGGWLAAAIFAVHPVCVESVAWVTERKNVLSLSLALGSLLCYLRFAPSETEESVAGQMPEPSVGHWRWYVAAFILYAMALFAKTVVVSLPAVILVIYWWKRGRIESREIIRLLPFFVLGIALCLVTMWMETHHVGAQGEDWSRTPVERLLLAGRALWFYAGKLVWPHPLIFLYPRWQIDAHVWWQYLFPVTAVALPIALWCARHRIGRGPLAAVLVFGGVLTPALGFFNIFFTRYADVADHFQYHAAVALIALAAAGCAVVSHTIRADMRGLMNVVVAAVLIALAVLSFRQICIYHDLPTLLTDIIERNPQNWMPYANLADYRDEQGHYDEAADLLATSIRICEEEGGDGTRLFEIRRKRGFVFLEAGKPVEAEQAFEVVLAVRPADPRALYGQGMALATQGRWSDAQARFAKAVDVDANYAEGYYGLALAQARRGRPAEALTNFQASLRLDSQRPEVHCEFANLLGTSGNLTAAADEYRAALRLQPEHQDSLRNLGIVLLEMGQPDDALGFLRRAVQLNPGDSEAQSAFEKAEQKRQHR